In the genome of Acaryochloris sp. CCMEE 5410, the window AGTTGTGGACTCACCGTAACCACTGGGGTTTGGCTTTGGCTAATGGTGAGAATCTCTTGTCTTGCCCACTGATCAGCAGCCAGGATATCTTCTAGGCTAGGTTGCAAGGTGTTTTGGGATTGGTAGCGATCGCAAGCCGTTTCAATCACCTTGGGAATATCTAAGAAGCTGATTTTCTCTTCTAAGAACAGGGCAACGGCCTGCTCATTGGCAGCATTCATGACCGCCGGCATGGCTCCCCCCATGCGGCCCACATCATAGGCCAACTGCATGCAGGGATATTTCTGGTGGTTGGGCTCACGGAAGGTTAGATCCCCAGACTTAACGAGATCCAGCTGTTCCCAATCAGTCGCAATGCGCTCGGGCCAGGACAAGGAATAGAGCAGAGGAAGCCGCATATCGGGCCAGCCTAGCTGAGCCAGTACTGACGTATCTTGCAGTTCAATCAAAGAGTGAATAATACTTTGGGGATGGATAACAATATCAATATGGTCGTAATCCACGCCAAATAGGTAGTGGGCTTCAATCACTTCTAGCCCTTTGTTCATCAAGGTGGCGGAGTCAACGGTAATCTTTTTGCCCATGGACCAGTTGGGATGCTTGAGGGCATCAGCAACGGTGACTTCTGGTAACTTTTCTACCGGCCAATCTCGGAATGCCCCCCCAGATGCCGTCAAGATAATCCGGCGTAGTCCACCTTCTGGCACACCTTGTAAACACTGAAAAATGGCAGAATGCTCTGAGTCTGCAGGTAATAGCTTGACCCCATGTTTCTCCACTAGCGGTAGTACCACTGGACCGCCCGCAATTAGGGTCTCTTTATTGGCGAGGGCAATATCTTTCCCAGCCTTGATGGCGGCAATGGTGGGCAATAACCCTGCACAACCGACAATCCCAGTCACAACGGATTCGGCATCGCCGTAGGCAGCCACTTCCACCACACCTGCTTCTCCGGCTAGGAGTTGGGGTTGAGGATCGACATCTGCGATCGCATCTTTGAGATCAGCAAGTTGATTCGGATCTGCGATCGCCACAATCTCAGGCCGGAACTGCCGTATTTGTTGTGACAGCAGCTCAATATTTCGGCCAGCAGCCATCCCCACAATTCGAAACTGATCAGGGTACTGAGCGACAATATCCAGGGTCTGGGTTCCGATGGATCCTGTTGAGCCGAGAAGAGTAATTGCTTTCACAGTTTCTTAATAATTGCGGGTCTCTCCTATCTTACTAGGTCAATGGACCTCTAGGGGAGAGGGGCAATCACCAGCGTATGGCTTAAGTCACCTGTGGGGATAAGCTTTTCAGAACAAATTGAGCCACCCCAAACAGAATGATAGTTTCACCCAACAACTCAGCAAATTCCTCAACCGTCACTCTGAGATGTTCAATCCAAAACAGCAGATTTAAATTTTGACCTGCCAGGGTGAAGGAGGCTTCAGGAGAGACCCCTGCGTACAGATGCTCCTTGATCAGTTCTGCACCAAATCCACCCAGCAAGAAAATACCGAGTCCCATCAATACCCACAGGACAATTGACCGATGTTCACACCATAACCGAGCGAGATCCCGCCGACACATGACTGGAATGGCAATCAAAATAGCCACATAGATGCCTTTCCAGTTGTATTGATTCAGGTGCAAGTGGAGCTTTGTTAGCTCATCAATGCCCCCATACAGACAA includes:
- the dxr gene encoding 1-deoxy-D-xylulose-5-phosphate reductoisomerase yields the protein MKAITLLGSTGSIGTQTLDIVAQYPDQFRIVGMAAGRNIELLSQQIRQFRPEIVAIADPNQLADLKDAIADVDPQPQLLAGEAGVVEVAAYGDAESVVTGIVGCAGLLPTIAAIKAGKDIALANKETLIAGGPVVLPLVEKHGVKLLPADSEHSAIFQCLQGVPEGGLRRIILTASGGAFRDWPVEKLPEVTVADALKHPNWSMGKKITVDSATLMNKGLEVIEAHYLFGVDYDHIDIVIHPQSIIHSLIELQDTSVLAQLGWPDMRLPLLYSLSWPERIATDWEQLDLVKSGDLTFREPNHQKYPCMQLAYDVGRMGGAMPAVMNAANEQAVALFLEEKISFLDIPKVIETACDRYQSQNTLQPSLEDILAADQWARQEILTISQSQTPVVTVSPQLSAI